The DNA region TCCGGATAGTCAGTACGGCATAAGCATGTCCATCGTCACCTTTGTCGGACGATTTATGAAATTTCTGAAAAGTCTTGCCGTCGTCGGATTTGCCCGGTTTGTTCAGGGGCTGATGGTGACCAAAGAAATCGTGACCGAAGATCCGTTCCTGGTGCAGCACAATCAGGTCGCCAATAAAGAGCCAGAACATGGCAAAGGCCATGATCAGCTTCACAAGTCTTGAATTGGCGACAGGGTGCATATAAAACTGTTAAATCGGTACAAAAATATGTTAATAAACATTAGGAGACACAATTGGTTGCCTCCCCAGAACCAGGTATTTTCCAAAAGATTGTTAAAGAGATGTTAACATAAACAAGGATGAAGGCGCCACAGGATAATCATCCTGGGTGCCTTCACCTAATCCGTATTTCAGCCTCCGACACCATGCGAATCAGTCTTTGCACTTCGTCCAGGTCGGTTTGCCCGTAATGGTAGGGATAGACCACCTTGGGATTAACCTTTTGCACTGCATCGGCCAGCATTTCCGGGCTCATGGTAAAAGGTAGGTTGACGGGCAGGAAGGCGACATCAATTTTTCCGAGTTGGGTCATTTCGGGGATGTTTTCGGTGTCGCCAGCCACATAGATGCGTTTGCCGCCCATGTTCAGAATGTAGCCATTGCCTTCACCTTTGGGGTGATATGGGGTGCCATCGTTGCGCATGTGTTGGATGTTGTATGCGGCAACAGCCTCTATTTCAATATCATTCCACTCTGTGCGCTGGTTGTTCGATATTGTTTCGTAAGCTACATCCGGCACAAAAAATTTCAGACAAACCGGCGCAACGATCATATAGGTATCCGGCCTGGTGATGGGACGAAGGGCGGCGGTATCCAGATGGTCGCGGTGGTGGTGGGTAAGCAGGATAAGGTCGGCCTTGGGCAAAGTCTGGTAATCGGCTACCCTGCTCCAGGGATCAATATGTATGACTTTGTCGTGCCATGTGAGGTAAAGCGAGGCATGTCCTACAAAATGAATGTGTACTTCGCCTTCGGTGGTGTGGAGGATGTCCTGCGATTTTAGTGGCGTGAACAACATGGTGAATGCAAAAGCAAAAACTAAAGGTTTCATTTTCATTTCTTTGGCTGCAAAACAAATAAAAAAACCACAATGTTCGCCTGGGCTTGCATTGTGGTTCGATTTGATCAGTTAACGGGACTCAGATCCATTTCACCAGTGGGAAGTCCTGGCGATGTGGCAATTCCGGGTGGTTGGGATAGATACGGAAGGTGTAGTCGTACACCCCTGCGCGGTAAATAGGCACATTAATATGGTATTGTACCCAGTTGTCGCCCTCGGCCACGAGGTTCATTTTTTCCACAAAGATGATTTCGTTGATTTTGTCGTGCAACTTGCGTCCGAAGAGCAGCTCGATGCCCACCTCGCCTGGTTGGAGTCCGGGGGTTTTGAGGGTGATTTCGGCCACGAAATTTTCGCCGAAGTTGAGGGGGCGCACGGTGGGGTCCGGAATTTTTATCGAGCTGATTTCGATGTTGTTCCATGCCTCGCTCACCTTCTTTTTCCAGGCAGCCATGTGTTGCGCAAGTTCGAAGTCGTGGGCATTGATGGCCTTTGCGCGGGCAATCAGTTTGTTGTAGAATTTGGCGTAGTAATCCTCAAGCATGCGCTTCATGGTGTAGTGGGGGGCAATCATGGCCAGGTTGTTCTGGATGAACTTCACCCAGCGCTCGGGGATGCCTTGTGCGTTGCGGTCGTAATAGGCCGGGATGATCTCGTTTTCGAGCAGGTTATAAATGGTTTCTGCATCCAGCTCGTCCTGAAACTGCTGGTTTTCGTAAGTGCGTTTTTCCTGGATAGCCCATCCGGCATTGGGCTTGTAGCCTTCGGCCCACCAGCCGTCGAGCACCGAGAAGTTGAGCACGCCGTTCATCACCGCTTTCTCACCGCTGGTTCCCGAAGCTTCCATCGGTCTGGTGGGGGTATTGAGCCAGATGTCGCAGCTGCTGGTCAGCCGTTTGCCGAGTTCCATGTCGTAATTTTCGATGAACAATACTTTGCCGGTGAACTGGGGCATGCGCGACACTTCGATGATGCGTTTGATCAGGTCCTGGCCTGCACCG from Bacteroidota bacterium includes:
- a CDS encoding MBL fold metallo-hydrolase, whose product is MKMKPLVFAFAFTMLFTPLKSQDILHTTEGEVHIHFVGHASLYLTWHDKVIHIDPWSRVADYQTLPKADLILLTHHHRDHLDTAALRPITRPDTYMIVAPVCLKFFVPDVAYETISNNQRTEWNDIEIEAVAAYNIQHMRNDGTPYHPKGEGNGYILNMGGKRIYVAGDTENIPEMTQLGKIDVAFLPVNLPFTMSPEMLADAVQKVNPKVVYPYHYGQTDLDEVQRLIRMVSEAEIRIR